One region of Flavobacteriales bacterium genomic DNA includes:
- a CDS encoding GNAT family N-acetyltransferase, with protein sequence MKTSKHINIKLEPLTYKDKNSVFDLFTNEKVLQSYSKKPIPTREHSDDFIQKVSTNGHWTWKITRFEEINGFLGICSYHHYNQENKSIEIGGTLFPKFWGKGIMLCAFRQLIEQAREVFNIKQVIGKTQSSNKNAIWMVEILGFNKTIIINNETTLVKYLD encoded by the coding sequence ATGAAAACTAGTAAACACATAAATATTAAACTTGAGCCATTAACTTATAAGGATAAAAATTCAGTATTTGATCTGTTTACTAATGAAAAAGTGCTTCAATCCTATTCAAAAAAACCAATACCTACAAGAGAACATAGCGATGACTTTATTCAAAAAGTAAGTACCAACGGTCATTGGACTTGGAAAATAACCAGGTTTGAAGAAATAAATGGTTTCTTAGGCATCTGTTCTTATCATCATTATAACCAAGAAAACAAATCAATAGAAATTGGAGGAACACTCTTTCCAAAGTTTTGGGGTAAAGGAATTATGCTATGTGCATTTCGTCAATTAATTGAACAAGCTAGAGAAGTATTTAATATCAAGCAAGTCATCGGAAAAACACAATCCTCAAATAAAAATGCAATATGGATGGTAGAAATACTGGGCTTCAACAAAACCATAATCATAAATAATGAAACTACATTGGTGAAATATTTAGATTAA
- the kdsA gene encoding 3-deoxy-8-phosphooctulonate synthase yields MITKLKFEGSFFLIAGPCAIESEDMAFEIAQHIKDVCDKLDIPFVFKGSYKKANRSRLDSFTGIGDEKALGILKKIRKELDIPVTTDIHSVEEAELAAKHVDILQIPAFLCRQTDLLVAAAKTGKTVNIKKGQFLSPQAMQFAVQKVKESGNNCVMLTERGSQFGYHELVVDFKGIPNMQEYAPVIMDATHSLQQPNQSSGITGGQPQLIETIAKAAIASGVDGIFIETHPNPSQAKSDGANMLPLDQLECLLKKLVRLKKAL; encoded by the coding sequence GTGATAACTAAATTAAAATTTGAAGGCTCTTTTTTTCTAATTGCAGGGCCTTGCGCTATTGAGAGTGAAGATATGGCTTTTGAGATTGCTCAACACATCAAAGACGTTTGTGACAAGCTAGATATCCCCTTTGTATTCAAAGGCTCTTATAAGAAAGCTAATCGTTCCCGTTTGGATTCTTTTACTGGTATAGGCGATGAGAAAGCCTTGGGCATTCTCAAAAAAATAAGGAAAGAATTGGATATCCCTGTTACAACTGACATTCATTCTGTGGAAGAAGCTGAATTAGCGGCTAAGCACGTAGATATTTTACAAATACCTGCCTTCCTATGTCGACAAACCGATTTGTTAGTAGCAGCCGCCAAAACAGGCAAAACTGTTAATATTAAGAAAGGACAATTCTTGTCCCCACAGGCAATGCAGTTTGCTGTGCAAAAAGTCAAAGAAAGTGGTAACAACTGCGTAATGCTTACCGAAAGGGGCAGTCAGTTTGGTTATCACGAATTGGTGGTGGATTTTAAAGGCATACCAAATATGCAAGAGTATGCACCCGTTATAATGGACGCTACTCACTCCTTGCAACAACCCAACCAAAGCAGTGGCATAACTGGTGGACAACCCCAACTCATAGAAACTATAGCCAAAGCAGCTATTGCCTCTGGAGTTGATGGTATTTTTATAGAAACACACCCCAACCCTAGTCAAGCCAAATCAGACGGAGCTAATATGCTACCTCTTGATCAACTGGAATGTTTATTAAAAAAATTAGTACGCCTAAAAAAGGCTCTTTAA